In one window of Streptomyces roseofulvus DNA:
- a CDS encoding AAA family ATPase — protein MQHAVGGPLPPPEQPGRAPGPAPAGAHGPVPPPPQAAPYPGPPSGAPGGRLGVHPAVQPGPPPPPAQGPGGAGWGAAPGSVPPPAPGGMSPHVTGAVPLAPPMPLYEHGPGTGTATLAVLLIGPAGAGKTTVARHWATRRPVPTAHISLDDVREWVCSGFADPQSGWNEHSEAQYRLARRTCGFAARNFLANGISCILDDAVFPDRPVVGLGGWKRHVGPGLLPVVLLPGLEVVLERNAQRSGNRRLSDEEVAAIHGRMAGWYGSGLPIIDNSALDVEATARLLDEALARAIAAPPVG, from the coding sequence ATGCAGCACGCAGTGGGGGGACCGCTGCCACCGCCCGAGCAGCCGGGCCGGGCGCCCGGCCCGGCCCCGGCCGGCGCACACGGACCCGTACCCCCGCCCCCGCAGGCCGCGCCCTACCCGGGGCCGCCGTCCGGCGCGCCCGGCGGCCGGCTCGGCGTGCACCCCGCCGTCCAGCCGGGCCCGCCCCCGCCGCCCGCTCAGGGGCCCGGCGGCGCGGGCTGGGGCGCGGCGCCCGGATCCGTACCGCCGCCCGCCCCCGGAGGCATGTCCCCGCACGTCACCGGGGCCGTACCGCTGGCGCCCCCGATGCCGCTGTACGAGCACGGGCCCGGCACCGGGACGGCGACGCTCGCCGTCCTGCTCATCGGTCCGGCCGGCGCGGGCAAGACGACGGTCGCCCGGCACTGGGCGACCCGCCGACCCGTCCCCACCGCCCACATCAGCCTCGACGACGTCCGGGAATGGGTGTGCTCCGGCTTCGCCGACCCGCAGTCGGGCTGGAACGAGCACTCCGAGGCGCAGTACCGGCTGGCCCGCCGCACCTGCGGGTTCGCCGCCCGCAACTTCCTCGCCAACGGCATCTCCTGCATCCTCGACGACGCCGTCTTCCCCGACCGGCCGGTCGTCGGCCTCGGCGGCTGGAAGCGGCACGTCGGCCCCGGCCTGCTCCCGGTGGTCCTCCTCCCCGGCCTGGAAGTCGTCCTGGAGCGCAACGCCCAGCGCTCCGGCAACCGGCGCCTCTCCGACGAGGAGGTCGCCGCGATCCACGGCCGGATGGCCGGCTGGTACGGCTCCGGGCTGCCGATCATCGACAACTCCGCGCTCGACGTGGAGGCCACCGCCCGGCTCCTCGACGAGGCGCTGGCCCGGGCGATCGCCGCGCCGCCCGTCGGCTGA